In one Armatimonadota bacterium genomic region, the following are encoded:
- a CDS encoding tripartite tricarboxylate transporter permease: MLEIWQHLLFGLQIALEPRHLALAFLGALLGTVVGVLPGIGPVGGIALLLPVAFTLGPTGAMIMLTALYYGTMYGGSTTSILMNVPGEASSVVTAFDGYAMAQQGRAGPALAVAAVASFIAGTLSIVALTLFSPPLAGWAVRFGPPEYFALMVFGLSAVSSLAGESLVKALIAMGLGLMLATVGTDLVTGVPRYTFHVPYLLDGVDFVIAVIGLFAVSEVLVAVEELAGEVRPRVALQRVWLSVRDLAESWWAILRGTVVGFYIGILPAAGATIASFLAYSLEKQVARDPHRFGRGDIRGVAAPEAANNAAAVGNMIPMLTLGIPGSSTTALMLGALLVLNVIPGPRLFQQHPDVIWGLVASMYVSNLMLLVLNLPLVGLFVRILDIPPRVLLPVILAVALVGTYAVNSSAFDLLLTAVLGLLAYYLRRNGYPLGPAVLGLVLGDLMEQNLRRSLIMSDGSLAIFVTRPVTATFLLLSALSLAAPALLREWRRFRTADVV; the protein is encoded by the coding sequence GTGCTGGAGATCTGGCAGCACCTGCTCTTCGGCCTGCAGATCGCCCTGGAGCCGCGCCACCTGGCGCTGGCGTTCCTCGGGGCGCTGCTGGGGACAGTGGTGGGGGTGCTGCCGGGCATCGGGCCGGTGGGCGGGATCGCCCTGCTCCTGCCGGTGGCCTTCACGCTCGGCCCCACGGGCGCCATGATCATGCTCACCGCCCTCTACTACGGGACCATGTACGGCGGGTCGACCACCTCCATCCTCATGAACGTCCCGGGGGAGGCCTCCTCGGTCGTCACGGCCTTCGACGGGTACGCCATGGCCCAGCAAGGGCGCGCCGGTCCGGCGCTGGCGGTGGCCGCGGTGGCGTCGTTCATCGCCGGCACCCTCTCCATCGTGGCCCTCACGCTCTTCTCCCCGCCGCTGGCCGGGTGGGCGGTGCGCTTCGGCCCGCCCGAGTACTTCGCGCTGATGGTCTTCGGGCTCTCGGCCGTGTCCAGCCTGGCCGGGGAGTCGCTGGTAAAAGCCCTCATCGCCATGGGGCTGGGCCTCATGCTGGCGACCGTGGGCACCGACCTGGTGACCGGCGTCCCGCGCTACACCTTCCACGTGCCCTACCTACTGGACGGCGTGGACTTCGTCATCGCCGTGATCGGGCTCTTCGCCGTCTCGGAGGTGCTGGTGGCGGTCGAGGAGCTGGCCGGGGAGGTGCGGCCGCGGGTGGCGTTGCAGCGCGTCTGGCTCTCGGTGCGGGACCTGGCCGAGTCGTGGTGGGCGATCCTGCGCGGGACGGTGGTGGGGTTCTACATCGGCATCCTGCCGGCGGCCGGGGCGACCATCGCCTCCTTCCTGGCCTACAGCCTGGAGAAGCAGGTGGCCCGCGACCCCCACCGCTTCGGCCGCGGGGACATCCGCGGCGTAGCCGCGCCGGAAGCGGCCAACAACGCCGCCGCGGTGGGCAACATGATCCCCATGCTCACCCTGGGGATCCCCGGGTCCTCCACCACGGCCCTCATGCTGGGCGCGCTGCTCGTCCTCAACGTCATCCCCGGCCCCCGACTCTTCCAGCAGCACCCCGACGTCATCTGGGGCCTGGTGGCCAGCATGTACGTCAGTAACCTCATGCTGCTCGTCCTCAACCTCCCGCTGGTGGGGCTCTTCGTCCGCATCCTCGACATCCCCCCGCGCGTCCTCCTGCCGGTCATCCTGGCCGTCGCCCTGGTGGGCACCTACGCGGTGAACTCCAGCGCCTTCGACCTGCTGCTGACGGCGGTGCTGGGGCTGCTGGCGTACTACCTGCGGCGGAACGGCTACCCGCTGGGCCCGGCGGTGCTGGGGCTGGTGCTGGGGGACCTGATGGAGCAGAACCTGCGCCGCTCGCTCATCATGAGCGACGGGAGCCTGGCCATCTTCGTCACGCGGCCGGTGACCGCCACCTTCCTCCTCCTCTCGGCGCTCTCCCTGGCCGCGCCCGCCCTGCTGCGCGAGTGGCGGCGGTTCCGCACGGCCGACGTGGTCTGA